The following are from one region of the Stigmatella ashevillena genome:
- a CDS encoding DUF2381 family protein: MLHPCIFPFALAALLMGLPAAAQAAHGGLSTTRSIVLSDKEGESPLLYLAPGTFTFIILDAPILRESVEVEDRARFARVDPADQAITLALRAPLAPTERLTLRFTYREGSPSSAVFLLTGQPGEADTVVNVSRPPQTTEACRVELSVTRERCEIQNKELEALRARSQTVSPAAVALAELVDDQGMRTEDLNESCFKARGELRPTQCRALGASTWTVLVLEVSNGGAAPWAPAWAEVTPVSGGVPRRARAVLSRQASILPGEEVRVAVEVEMLERVKKEWLEAPHALRLCDAAESRCLSLSNVPL, translated from the coding sequence TTGCTCCACCCCTGCATCTTTCCCTTCGCGCTCGCCGCTTTGCTGATGGGCCTTCCCGCTGCGGCGCAGGCCGCGCATGGAGGGCTCTCGACGACCCGATCCATCGTTCTCTCGGACAAAGAGGGCGAGTCGCCATTGCTCTACCTCGCGCCTGGCACCTTCACGTTCATCATCCTGGACGCGCCGATCCTCCGCGAGTCCGTCGAGGTGGAGGACCGCGCCCGCTTTGCCCGGGTGGATCCAGCAGATCAGGCCATCACGCTTGCGCTCAGGGCACCACTCGCGCCCACGGAACGGCTGACGCTCCGGTTCACCTACCGCGAGGGCTCACCCTCCAGTGCCGTGTTCCTGCTGACGGGGCAACCCGGTGAGGCGGACACCGTGGTCAACGTGAGTCGCCCACCACAAACCACCGAAGCGTGCCGCGTGGAACTGTCCGTCACACGCGAGCGCTGTGAAATACAGAACAAGGAATTGGAGGCTTTGAGGGCCCGCTCGCAGACAGTGAGCCCAGCCGCCGTGGCGCTCGCGGAACTCGTGGACGACCAAGGCATGAGGACTGAGGATCTCAATGAATCATGCTTCAAGGCGCGGGGAGAACTTCGCCCCACGCAGTGCAGGGCGCTCGGGGCATCGACGTGGACCGTGCTCGTCCTCGAAGTAAGCAACGGCGGGGCGGCTCCTTGGGCGCCCGCCTGGGCCGAAGTCACGCCCGTCTCCGGCGGGGTGCCACGCCGCGCCCGTGCGGTGCTCTCCAGGCAGGCCTCCATTCTCCCGGGTGAGGAGGTGCGTGTGGCTGTCGAGGTGGAAATGTTAGAGAGGGTGAAAAAAGAATGGCTGGAGGCGCCGCATGCGTTGCGGCTGTGTGACGCTGCCGAGAGCCGCTGTCTGTCCCTCTCCAATGTGCCGCTGTAG